A genomic window from Vanessa cardui chromosome Z, ilVanCard2.1, whole genome shotgun sequence includes:
- the LOC124542835 gene encoding epithelial discoidin domain-containing receptor 1-like — translation MKYLESFELVHRDLAARNVTVSDGLRIKVADYAMFCEEFIGDYHIMADGSRIPLRWMAWESLLMGIYSPASDVWSFGVTVWEVLTYCLAKPFEEMNDDQVVTNASDWRYGARGARVPAAPLPRCRRELYDLMHECWRREPIQRPRFHDLHRFLDRMSHGYKPPTHR, via the exons ATGAAGTACCTGGAATCGTTCGAGTTGGTACACCGAGATCTCGCAGCAAg AAACGTAACAGTAAGCGACGGTCTCCGCATTAAAGTGGCGGACTACGCCATGTTCTGCGAAGAATTTATTGGCGACTACCACATAATGGCTGATGGATCGCGCATACCGTTACGTTGGATGGCTTGGGAAAGTTTACTGATG GGCATCTACTCACCAGCTAGTGATGTTTGGTCATTTGGTGTAACAGTGTGGGAGGTGCTTACTTACTGCTTAGCAAAACCGTTCGAGGAAATGAACGACGATCAG GTGGTGACCAACGCTAGTGATTGGCGGTACGGAGCCCGTGGCGCTCGCGTGCCGGCAGCGCCGTTACCACGCTGCCGGCGCGAGCTCTACGATCTGATGCACGAGTGCTGGCGACGTGAGCCGATCCAACGGCCTCGCTTTCACGACCTGCACAGATTCCTCGATCGTATGTCTCACGGCTACAAACCTCCTACACATCGTTAA